From Mya arenaria isolate MELC-2E11 chromosome 1, ASM2691426v1, a single genomic window includes:
- the LOC128240806 gene encoding proline-rich transmembrane protein 1-like: MSEKGNPQLYPDGDYKQPDQAPPGYTQGPPAPGYGPPPPGYPQPGGYGYPAAPPPGYGYGAAPPIQVVSRDAAAHVLVPQTTGPPPTDYSTQAWIACLCCFWPTGLLAIMKANESRNARARGDMVGAQMASDSARTFVRISWAAGILSIIASVVFIGVYVGIVLPSIMNNHYD, encoded by the exons ATGTCGGAGAAAG GGAACCCTCAGCTATACCCGGACGGTGATTACAAACAGCCTGACCAAGCCCCGCCAGGCTACACACAGGGACCCCCAGCCCCGGGTTACGGCCCACCACCCCCGGGTTATCCCCAGCCCGGTGGTTACGGCTACCCCGCCGCCCCACCCCCGGGCTACGGATATGGGGCCGCTCCTCCTATACAGGTGGTCAGCAGAGATGCTGCGGCCCATGTGTTG GTCCCACAGACAACGGGGCCGCCTCCCACGGACTACTCGACCCAGGCCTGGATCGCATGTCTCTGTTGCTTTTGGCCAACGGGCCTACTAGCCATCATGAAGGCGAACGAG TCCCGGAACGCGAGGGCGCGTGGAGATATGGTTGGGGCACAGATGGCGTCGGACAGCGCCCGGACGTTTGTGAGGATCAGCTGGGCGGCCGGGATCCTCAGCATCATTGCCTCCGTCGTCTTTATTGGAGTCTACGTGGGTATTGTCCTGCCTAGCATTATGAACAATCATTACGACTAG
- the LOC128229715 gene encoding uncharacterized protein LOC128229715 isoform X1: protein MEVANTKFKDGGGMTYDPSKVDLRDVDPVSGVPYLHESFILHSFVPIRYVRRQKPFDDANFVGMYPEGYRMPTILTKDAKFNVVKKTSFDNEVICFMVGTETVGHDEEKPIDCVTNHNSTRPGYLNLNARGTARQSKSAPAMTRERTKTMLQTAVTKRGTTSRTYLRDQNRKQEQSEIVEEAEPLTPRAVSAKPSAKVKRKKLPDQVEYALALKHPQWPEVAKEWETRSRNVGWPGKRVEKKIVSEGCHVTPGAHPKSEDPELEWEYNFFQAERILDNEAVSSVQRQCFIIFCLLCGECLEKRSLSLKQLKSVFYFVCETLDPNIWRSNKAVCVNMLIDTLLESIQSGNLPNYFMPKNNTLSHLEKETMVSIKDEVAKIRENPVSQLLELTQTCAFVNIFPFYCNVGELFKPFMADAEEFAKRGEVEKSVRALCTVTDELCNSFYMDSGFEKYAEAYEEIGVYVSSLIAHGVSGFEESIEYFIKPLQGDSEASKHLDFLPTLLSQKNISLSENLPHSEIWRPIRMCRLLIQKFADAKTGSHLYDHLGCMYHSASKGNDEHRKDALQRADAAFKAALGKEDCGIGTYVDYGRFLCKTKRYGDSLPLLRKVIMKESQKPESLNFYGKMESLVADEFMRREIDALDGVEVLSCAYAYYLLCECFIKMKKKADLLKSLKQFEELCVQTSDARSYSLLGYVYMKLRQFKKASVHFKKVQELQPDNKLVAANIMACTKFESKNVSDESLNLEKKMEKLSLWK from the exons ATGGAGGTCGCCAACACGAAGTTTAAAGACGG cGGCGGGATGACGTACGACCCCTCAAAGGTTGACTTGCGTGACGTCGACCCGGTGTCGGGGGTTCCTTATCTCCACGAGTCATTTATCCTGCATTCGTTCGTCCCAATTCGCTACGTTCGACGTCAGAAGCCGTTCGATGACGCTAACTTCGTTGGAATGTATCCGGAGGGCTACCGTATGCCTACCATACTGAC GAAGGATGCGAAATTCAACGTCGTAAAGAAGACATCATTTGATAATGAGGTAATCTGCTTCATGGTCGGCACTGAAACGGTCGGTCACGACGAGGAGAAGCCGATAGATTGCGTCACCAACCACAATTCAACGCGACCCGGATATCTCAACCTCAACGCAAGAGGCACCGCGCGGCAGTCGAAGAGCGCGCCCGCCATGACACGCGAGCGGACGAAAACGATGCTGCAGACCGCCGTTACTAAACGGGGAACGACGTCTCGCACGTATCTGCGCGATCAAAACCGTAAACAGGAACAATCGGAGATCGTTGAAGAAGCTGAGCCGCTCACGCCGCGGGCGGTCTCTGCCAAGCCGTCTGCTAAGGTTAAAAGGAAGAAACTTCCGGATCAAGTTGAATACGCACTGGCCTTGAAGCATCCACAGTGGCCGGAAGTGGCTAAGGAGTGGGAGACCCGGTCAAGAAACGTCGGATGGCCGGGCAAGAGAGTCGAGAAGAAAATCGTGTCAGAAGGTTGCCACGTGACTCCCGGGGCGCACCCAAAAAGCGAAGATCCAGAACTGGAATGGGAGTACAATTTCTTTCAAGCAGAACGTATCCTTGACAACGAGGCTGTCTCGTCCGTTCAACGCCAATGTTTCATCATTTTCTGTCTGCTATGCGGTGAATGTCTGGAGAAGAGGTCTCTCTCACTGAAACAACTGAAATCCGTGTTTTATTTCGTCTGTGAGACTTTAGATCCGAACATTTGGCGGAGTAATAAGGCGGTGTGCGTAAATATGCTGATCGACACTCTCCTTGAGAGCATTCAAAGCGGAAACCTGCCGAACTACTTTATGCCGAAGAACAACACTCTGAGTCACTTGGAGAAGGAAACCATGGTGTCCATTAAAGATGAGGTGGCCAAAATCCGTGAAAATCCTGTATCACAACTGTTGGAGCTAACTCAGACATGTGcctttgttaacattttcccGTTTTATTGCAATGTTGGCGAACTATTTAAACCATTCATGGCTGACGCGGAAGAATTCGCAAAGCGGGGCGAAGTCGAAAAATCAGTGCGCGCTTTATGTACAGTAACAGACGAACTTTGCAATAGTTTCTACATGGATTcgggttttgaaaaatatgcagAAGCATACGAGGAAATCGGTGTGTATGTATCATCATTGATCGCTCACGGCGTATCTGGTTTCGAGGAAAGTATAGAATACTTTATCAAACCGCTACAGGGCGATTCAGAAGCCAGCAAACATCTTGATTTTCTCCCCACACTTCTGAGCCAGAAGAATATTTCACTGAGCGAGAACTTGCCTCATTCTGAGATATGGCGCCCAATTCGAATGTGTCGTCTGTTGATACAGAAATTTGCAGATGCCAAAACAGGATCGCACTTGTATGACCATCTAGGTTGTATGTATCACTCCGCTTCCAAGGGGAACGATGAGCATCGCAAAGACGCTTTACAAAGAGCAGACGCGGCGTTCAAAGCGGCGCTTGGAAAGGAGGATTGTGGGATAGGTACGTACGTAGACTATGGACGCTTTCTGTGCAAAACCAAGCGTTATGGGGACAGTTTACCTCTTCTACGAAAGGTGATCATGAAGGAATCTCAAAAACCTGAGAGCTTAAACTTCTATGGCAAAATGGAATCCCTCGTCGCGGATGAGTTTATGAGACGTGAAATAGACGCTTTGGACGGTGTTGAGGTTTTGTCATGTGCGTACGCATATTACCTTTTGTGCGAATGTTTCATCAAGATGAAGAAGAAAGCGGAcctgttgaaatcattgaagcAATTCGAGGAACTCTGTGTTCAGACGTCAGACGCACGTTCGTATTCGTTGCTAGGATACGTGTACATGAAGCTACGTCAGTTCAAGAAAGCATCAGTTCACTTCAAAAAGGTGCAAGAACTTCAACCAGATAACAAACTCGTTGCGGCAAACATCATGGCGTGTACGAAGTTTGAATCAAAGAACGTATCAGATGAAAGTCTAAACCTGGAGAAGAAAATGGAAAAGCTGAGCCTTTGGAAATGA
- the LOC128229715 gene encoding uncharacterized protein LOC128229715 isoform X2 translates to MTYDPSKVDLRDVDPVSGVPYLHESFILHSFVPIRYVRRQKPFDDANFVGMYPEGYRMPTILTKDAKFNVVKKTSFDNEVICFMVGTETVGHDEEKPIDCVTNHNSTRPGYLNLNARGTARQSKSAPAMTRERTKTMLQTAVTKRGTTSRTYLRDQNRKQEQSEIVEEAEPLTPRAVSAKPSAKVKRKKLPDQVEYALALKHPQWPEVAKEWETRSRNVGWPGKRVEKKIVSEGCHVTPGAHPKSEDPELEWEYNFFQAERILDNEAVSSVQRQCFIIFCLLCGECLEKRSLSLKQLKSVFYFVCETLDPNIWRSNKAVCVNMLIDTLLESIQSGNLPNYFMPKNNTLSHLEKETMVSIKDEVAKIRENPVSQLLELTQTCAFVNIFPFYCNVGELFKPFMADAEEFAKRGEVEKSVRALCTVTDELCNSFYMDSGFEKYAEAYEEIGVYVSSLIAHGVSGFEESIEYFIKPLQGDSEASKHLDFLPTLLSQKNISLSENLPHSEIWRPIRMCRLLIQKFADAKTGSHLYDHLGCMYHSASKGNDEHRKDALQRADAAFKAALGKEDCGIGTYVDYGRFLCKTKRYGDSLPLLRKVIMKESQKPESLNFYGKMESLVADEFMRREIDALDGVEVLSCAYAYYLLCECFIKMKKKADLLKSLKQFEELCVQTSDARSYSLLGYVYMKLRQFKKASVHFKKVQELQPDNKLVAANIMACTKFESKNVSDESLNLEKKMEKLSLWK, encoded by the exons ATGACGTACGACCCCTCAAAGGTTGACTTGCGTGACGTCGACCCGGTGTCGGGGGTTCCTTATCTCCACGAGTCATTTATCCTGCATTCGTTCGTCCCAATTCGCTACGTTCGACGTCAGAAGCCGTTCGATGACGCTAACTTCGTTGGAATGTATCCGGAGGGCTACCGTATGCCTACCATACTGAC GAAGGATGCGAAATTCAACGTCGTAAAGAAGACATCATTTGATAATGAGGTAATCTGCTTCATGGTCGGCACTGAAACGGTCGGTCACGACGAGGAGAAGCCGATAGATTGCGTCACCAACCACAATTCAACGCGACCCGGATATCTCAACCTCAACGCAAGAGGCACCGCGCGGCAGTCGAAGAGCGCGCCCGCCATGACACGCGAGCGGACGAAAACGATGCTGCAGACCGCCGTTACTAAACGGGGAACGACGTCTCGCACGTATCTGCGCGATCAAAACCGTAAACAGGAACAATCGGAGATCGTTGAAGAAGCTGAGCCGCTCACGCCGCGGGCGGTCTCTGCCAAGCCGTCTGCTAAGGTTAAAAGGAAGAAACTTCCGGATCAAGTTGAATACGCACTGGCCTTGAAGCATCCACAGTGGCCGGAAGTGGCTAAGGAGTGGGAGACCCGGTCAAGAAACGTCGGATGGCCGGGCAAGAGAGTCGAGAAGAAAATCGTGTCAGAAGGTTGCCACGTGACTCCCGGGGCGCACCCAAAAAGCGAAGATCCAGAACTGGAATGGGAGTACAATTTCTTTCAAGCAGAACGTATCCTTGACAACGAGGCTGTCTCGTCCGTTCAACGCCAATGTTTCATCATTTTCTGTCTGCTATGCGGTGAATGTCTGGAGAAGAGGTCTCTCTCACTGAAACAACTGAAATCCGTGTTTTATTTCGTCTGTGAGACTTTAGATCCGAACATTTGGCGGAGTAATAAGGCGGTGTGCGTAAATATGCTGATCGACACTCTCCTTGAGAGCATTCAAAGCGGAAACCTGCCGAACTACTTTATGCCGAAGAACAACACTCTGAGTCACTTGGAGAAGGAAACCATGGTGTCCATTAAAGATGAGGTGGCCAAAATCCGTGAAAATCCTGTATCACAACTGTTGGAGCTAACTCAGACATGTGcctttgttaacattttcccGTTTTATTGCAATGTTGGCGAACTATTTAAACCATTCATGGCTGACGCGGAAGAATTCGCAAAGCGGGGCGAAGTCGAAAAATCAGTGCGCGCTTTATGTACAGTAACAGACGAACTTTGCAATAGTTTCTACATGGATTcgggttttgaaaaatatgcagAAGCATACGAGGAAATCGGTGTGTATGTATCATCATTGATCGCTCACGGCGTATCTGGTTTCGAGGAAAGTATAGAATACTTTATCAAACCGCTACAGGGCGATTCAGAAGCCAGCAAACATCTTGATTTTCTCCCCACACTTCTGAGCCAGAAGAATATTTCACTGAGCGAGAACTTGCCTCATTCTGAGATATGGCGCCCAATTCGAATGTGTCGTCTGTTGATACAGAAATTTGCAGATGCCAAAACAGGATCGCACTTGTATGACCATCTAGGTTGTATGTATCACTCCGCTTCCAAGGGGAACGATGAGCATCGCAAAGACGCTTTACAAAGAGCAGACGCGGCGTTCAAAGCGGCGCTTGGAAAGGAGGATTGTGGGATAGGTACGTACGTAGACTATGGACGCTTTCTGTGCAAAACCAAGCGTTATGGGGACAGTTTACCTCTTCTACGAAAGGTGATCATGAAGGAATCTCAAAAACCTGAGAGCTTAAACTTCTATGGCAAAATGGAATCCCTCGTCGCGGATGAGTTTATGAGACGTGAAATAGACGCTTTGGACGGTGTTGAGGTTTTGTCATGTGCGTACGCATATTACCTTTTGTGCGAATGTTTCATCAAGATGAAGAAGAAAGCGGAcctgttgaaatcattgaagcAATTCGAGGAACTCTGTGTTCAGACGTCAGACGCACGTTCGTATTCGTTGCTAGGATACGTGTACATGAAGCTACGTCAGTTCAAGAAAGCATCAGTTCACTTCAAAAAGGTGCAAGAACTTCAACCAGATAACAAACTCGTTGCGGCAAACATCATGGCGTGTACGAAGTTTGAATCAAAGAACGTATCAGATGAAAGTCTAAACCTGGAGAAGAAAATGGAAAAGCTGAGCCTTTGGAAATGA